Proteins encoded together in one bacterium window:
- the purE gene encoding 5-(carboxyamino)imidazole ribonucleotide mutase, with the protein MSTNKIEVGIIMGSDSDLPIMEDAVKLLKEFEVGYEVKVLSAHRTPNQHAEYASSAVDRGLKVIIAAAGGAAHLPGVTAAQTILPVIGVPIKGKSLDGMDALLSIVQMPPGIPVATVAINGAKNAAILALNILGVANQGIQKKLQDYKKSMEKDSMAKNDKIKI; encoded by the coding sequence ATGAGTACAAATAAAATTGAGGTGGGAATAATTATGGGAAGCGATTCAGATCTTCCAATAATGGAGGACGCAGTTAAGCTTCTCAAGGAATTTGAAGTGGGATATGAAGTTAAAGTTCTCTCTGCACATCGTACACCAAATCAACATGCTGAATATGCAAGTTCGGCAGTTGATAGAGGTTTAAAAGTTATAATAGCGGCTGCAGGTGGTGCGGCACATCTTCCCGGTGTTACTGCTGCACAGACAATACTTCCGGTTATCGGCGTTCCAATTAAAGGAAAATCTCTGGATGGGATGGATGCGTTGCTTTCGATAGTACAAATGCCTCCGGGAATTCCTGTGGCAACAGTCGCTATAAATGGCGCTAAAAATGCTGCGATACTTGCACTCAATATTTTAGGTGTTGCTAATCAGGGCATTCAAAAAAAACTTCAGGATTATAAGAAATCGATGGAGAAGGATTCCATGGCAAAAAATGATAAGATAAAAATCTGA